GCCAAACATACCCCCATGATGCTGCAATATTTAGGCATCAAAGCCGAGCATCCCGATACCTTGGTGTTCTATCGCATGGGTGATTTTTATGAATTGTTTTTTGGCGATGCCGAAAAAGTCTCGCGCCTGCTGGGTATCACGCTCACGCAACGCGGCAGTTCCGGTGGTAACCCGATCAAGATGGCTGGCGTACCGTTTCACTCGCTCGAAACGTATCTGGCCAAACTGGTCAAGCTGGGCGAATCGGCAGCGATCTGTGAACAAATCGGCGATCCGGCGACCAGCAAGGGTCCGGTAGAACGCAAGGTGATGCGCGTGATCACTCCCGGCACCCTGACTGACACCGATTTATTGCCGGAAAAATCAGAACGCCCTTTACTCGCGCTGGTAATGCTGCAACAACGTAAAACCATTACCGTTGGCTTGGCTTGGCTGTCGCTGGCCAGTGGCGCATTGAAATTAATGGAATTTCAATGCGAAGAGAAAGCCTTGCGCAACCGCTTGATGCAAGAATTGGAGCGCATTTCTCCGGCTGAAATTCTGCTGTCGGCCGGTACCCTGTTGTTGGAAGAATTTCATCAGCAATTGCCGGGGAAATTTTCCGAAGTCCCGGACTGGCACTTCGATCTCAAACAAGGGCAAAAAGCCTTGGAAGATCAAATGGGTACGGCCACCCTCAGTGGTTTCGGTGCCGATATGATGAGTGCGGCCTTCGGTGCCGGCGGTGCCTTGCTGCGCTACGCGGAAAGTACCCAAGGACGCGGACTGCGTCATGTCAACAGTTTAACAGTAGAAAGCGAAGAAGAATTCATCGGCCTCGACAGCGCGACGCGGCGTAATTTGGAATTGACCGAAACCCTGCGCGGCCAAGAAGCGCCGACCCTGTTTTCCCTGCTCGATCACTGCCGCACCGCGATGGGTTCACGCCTGCTGCGTCATTGGTTGCATCATCCGCGCCGCGATCAAGCCGTGGCACGCTCGCGCCATGCCGCCATCGCCGCCTTGATACAAACCGATGCCGCTGAGCAGTTTGTGCCGATTCTCAATGCCATTCCCGACATCGAACGAATTACCACGCGCATTGCCCTGCAATCGGCACGACCGCGCGACCTGTCCGGCCTGCGCGATGGCTTGCAACAATTGCCGCAGTTACGCCAACTCGTCAGCCACTGTCTGAGCGCTTCAGAAACCAGCGTACTGGCGATGGCGTTGGCAGACTTGGCGACCCCGATCGACTGCCTCGACGCACTGGAGCGCGGCCTCATGCCGGTGCCGGCGAGCATGGTGCGCGATGGTGGCGTGATTGCCACCGGTTACGATGCCGAGCTCGATGAATTGCGCGCCTTATCCGAAAATGCCGGACAATTTCTGATCGACCTGGAAATTTCCGAACGCGAACGCACCGGCATTGCCAATTTACGTGTCGAATATAACCGTGTGCATGGTTTCTATATCGAAGTCACCAACGGCCAGAGCGATAAAGTGCCTGATAATTATCGCCGTCGTCAAACACTCAAAAATGCC
The sequence above is drawn from the Undibacterium sp. CCC3.4 genome and encodes:
- the mutS gene encoding DNA mismatch repair protein MutS, coding for MTDKKKSSATPDSEAKHTPMMLQYLGIKAEHPDTLVFYRMGDFYELFFGDAEKVSRLLGITLTQRGSSGGNPIKMAGVPFHSLETYLAKLVKLGESAAICEQIGDPATSKGPVERKVMRVITPGTLTDTDLLPEKSERPLLALVMLQQRKTITVGLAWLSLASGALKLMEFQCEEKALRNRLMQELERISPAEILLSAGTLLLEEFHQQLPGKFSEVPDWHFDLKQGQKALEDQMGTATLSGFGADMMSAAFGAGGALLRYAESTQGRGLRHVNSLTVESEEEFIGLDSATRRNLELTETLRGQEAPTLFSLLDHCRTAMGSRLLRHWLHHPRRDQAVARSRHAAIAALIQTDAAEQFVPILNAIPDIERITTRIALQSARPRDLSGLRDGLQQLPQLRQLVSHCLSASETSVLAMALADLATPIDCLDALERGLMPVPASMVRDGGVIATGYDAELDELRALSENAGQFLIDLEISERERTGIANLRVEYNRVHGFYIEVTNGQSDKVPDNYRRRQTLKNAERYITPELKAFEDKALSAQDRALVREKILFDQLLQHIALHITQLQTIAHAIAQLDALAGLAGHALRNNWCAPQLLAEPQLRIQQGRHPVVENQIERFIANDCELSEERKLLLITGPNMGGKSTFMRQVALITLLAYVGSYVPATAAAIGPIDRIFTRIGAADDLAGGRSTFMVEMTESAAILNAASTHSLVLMDEVGRGTSTFDGLALAWAISKHLIEVSRSYTLFATHYFELTQLPDLHPSAANVHLSAVEHKEKIVFLHAVQSGPASQSYGLQVAQLAGIPQSVIRAARKHLAELEAHSLQATPQFDLFSTPSLPAVTEAALPAEFEELHEELAALDPDALTPRQALEALYALKGLYQAAQ